In a single window of the Candidatus Liberimonas magnetica genome:
- a CDS encoding metallophosphatase family protein, with product MKYGILSDIHANLEALEVVLAHLKSENVDGYLSCGDLVGYGPNPNECVYKLRDLFPLWVVVGNHDWAACGLRDITWFNEYAQKAIIWTRQQLTESNQIYLSELPKTVFHSDFTLVHGSLIDPLSDYLLTPAQYKENLALLKTPFTFVGHSHIPFVMANTSIHIFRNTESTRLNKDEKYIINSGSVGQPRDGNFRTSCSVYDTNTNELKVCRLEYDLALTQEKMHKARLPAFLIERLSWGK from the coding sequence ATGAAATACGGAATATTATCTGATATACACGCAAACCTGGAAGCGCTTGAAGTGGTTTTGGCTCATTTGAAATCTGAAAATGTTGACGGTTACCTTTCCTGCGGCGACCTGGTCGGCTATGGGCCTAATCCAAATGAGTGTGTATATAAATTGAGAGACCTGTTCCCTTTATGGGTAGTCGTAGGGAACCATGACTGGGCTGCCTGCGGGCTTAGGGACATAACATGGTTCAACGAGTATGCACAGAAGGCAATTATATGGACGCGCCAGCAGCTCACAGAATCAAACCAGATATACTTATCGGAACTCCCAAAAACCGTTTTTCATTCGGATTTTACTCTGGTACACGGTTCATTGATCGATCCGTTAAGCGATTATCTGCTGACACCGGCTCAATATAAAGAGAACCTGGCACTGCTGAAAACACCGTTTACTTTTGTAGGGCACAGCCATATACCGTTCGTTATGGCTAATACATCGATCCACATTTTTCGCAATACCGAATCAACCCGCCTGAATAAAGATGAAAAATATATCATAAACTCCGGTTCTGTAGGCCAGCCAAGAGACGGGAATTTCAGGACTTCCTGTTCGGTCTACGATACGAATACAAATGAATTAAAGGTATGCAGGCTTGAATATGATCTAGCTTTAACACAGGAAAAAATGCATAAAGCCAGGCTTCCTGCGTTCTTAATTGAAAGGCTTTCGTGGGGAAAATAA
- a CDS encoding WecB/TagA/CpsF family glycosyltransferase, with the protein MNRINFGPGCLDITEKEHIEGIIRNLINKNIPAQIVTLNALMYNRAVKDKILSKTIQDAAFVIPDSIGIVWSVHYLFGKKISRFAGIDIIEDICNLSNENGYKIFLLGSKTDILEKASKSLLIKYPDLKISGIHHGYFKKEDEEKVIEEIKKSAADILLVALDVPRQEIWISKNLNRFGIKLAMGVGGSFDVLSGSLKRAPRLMQIVGLEWFFRLIQQPKRFFRILGLFVFVSNIIKLKITNNQETITKQLPNSKV; encoded by the coding sequence ATGAACCGTATAAACTTTGGCCCGGGTTGTCTTGATATTACAGAAAAAGAGCATATAGAGGGTATAATCCGTAATTTAATAAATAAAAATATACCCGCTCAGATAGTAACCTTGAATGCCCTGATGTATAATCGGGCAGTTAAGGATAAGATACTTTCAAAGACTATACAGGATGCAGCATTCGTAATACCTGATTCGATAGGCATTGTGTGGTCGGTACATTATCTTTTCGGCAAGAAAATATCGCGTTTTGCCGGCATAGACATAATAGAAGATATCTGTAATCTTTCCAATGAAAACGGATACAAAATATTTTTACTGGGCTCAAAAACCGATATTTTGGAAAAGGCGTCTAAGAGCCTGTTAATTAAATACCCTGACCTAAAGATATCAGGAATTCACCATGGATATTTTAAAAAGGAAGACGAAGAAAAGGTTATTGAAGAAATAAAAAAATCTGCGGCTGATATCCTTCTTGTTGCCCTGGATGTACCGCGTCAGGAAATATGGATATCGAAAAATCTCAACAGGTTTGGCATAAAGCTGGCTATGGGCGTAGGAGGAAGTTTTGATGTGCTAAGCGGCAGCCTAAAGAGAGCGCCTAGGCTCATGCAAATAGTAGGGCTTGAATGGTTTTTCAGGTTAATTCAACAGCCAAAACGATTCTTTCGTATCTTAGGCCTATTTGTTTTTGTAAGCAATATTATAAAGTTAAAAATAACCAATAACCAAGAAACAATAACCAAACAATTACCAAATTCCAAAGTTTGA
- the smc gene encoding chromosome segregation protein SMC, with protein sequence MYLKKIEICGFKSFADKIKLDFEQGITAIIGPNGCGKSNVADAVRWCLGEQSAHSLRSRQMMDVIFNGSQSRSITGMAEVSITFDNSQNLLPIDYSEVTVTRRLFRSGESEYFMNKTQCRLKDVRDMFLDTGIGTEGYAVMEQGKVEFVLSAKPEERRELFEEAAGVSKYKVRREETLRKLEKIDIDMNRVNDMLALLKEQISSLDAAARKARQYKKYQEDLKRFEIANLVKNVTSHQAEIDNINLELVPKTEEFEKFNTSLNQIDSEISQIRLLQTEKDETYIKLQDDFSNIKSDISLSDERIQSADAREKELLERQADLKNEIKNYSELIKKHETEIASITRLCDEINEQVIKLEKEYKEKEAQLNEIRSVLFNANNEENIFKNRLFELNTEKSKNHNEQNRLNSYQSHCQVQILSLQKDLNRFNEKLTPVKEQIARFEKDLSESEAVNSQTLEMQENLRSKMTKLEDERAKIANTILALKESIVSIESRRQTLLEIEMRDPRKSAARSVLSMGFQGLRGPIRDLITIDDVYQDIVIEALGEKLDYLVSDTVESANAAIKYLEENNLGRVTFLVLERLPENIHTSTVIHLPGARSLISMIRYDQTLEKALTFLCGETLVSGNTIYGYAVLQGGGQINLDETLKINTTMVKDLEKELLSKKNELDKLIDVTKNLSCEIEQLTAQMKQIDTNQQRLAFTLEMQRKQIGTIKQDEEYMEKEIQITREELSKNENEESKTKDNLKTFVESLSNIENEEKEIKSSQQQLLNRLSELNRKESELAPILTESKVAWATQVNELTSRKREDETLKETLVTVKERLGQFHKEFEANKLKLEEQKDVQANESDKLKEFYKKQEKKEKEVQASLIERQELLNSFNEKNKVLHELKNQTEQLKQDIHKYQLEMRSSELKKQASIARLKEEYECAFEEVKDEYAQGAVQEEEILRLKRRIEAIGPVNMAAPEEYAVLQERYNFLLTQQQDLVKAKEDLHQVIVKINQNTLENFKKTFYEVQSNFRTIYKQLFEGGEADLVLTDENNLLESGVDIIAQPPGKKFQNIALLSGGEKALTAIALLFAFFMVRPSPFCIMDEVDAPLDDANIGRYINMVRSFSSKTQFLVVTHNKRTMEMANILYGVTMEEQGVSKIISVRLQRELAATA encoded by the coding sequence ATGTATCTAAAGAAGATTGAAATTTGTGGTTTTAAGTCTTTTGCTGACAAAATAAAGCTTGATTTTGAGCAAGGAATTACAGCCATAATCGGCCCAAACGGATGCGGAAAATCAAACGTTGCAGATGCAGTCCGCTGGTGCCTCGGAGAGCAGAGCGCTCATTCCTTGCGCAGCCGCCAGATGATGGACGTAATTTTTAACGGGTCACAGTCGCGTTCTATAACAGGTATGGCAGAAGTATCTATTACCTTTGACAACTCCCAAAACCTTTTACCCATAGATTATTCAGAAGTTACGGTTACGCGCAGGCTATTCAGGAGCGGCGAAAGCGAATATTTTATGAATAAAACACAATGCCGTTTAAAAGATGTCCGCGACATGTTCCTTGATACCGGCATAGGGACAGAAGGTTATGCTGTAATGGAGCAGGGGAAAGTCGAATTCGTACTTTCCGCTAAACCTGAAGAAAGGCGCGAACTATTTGAAGAAGCCGCAGGAGTTTCAAAGTATAAAGTAAGAAGGGAAGAGACATTAAGAAAACTCGAGAAGATAGACATAGACATGAACAGGGTCAACGACATGCTGGCGCTTCTCAAAGAACAGATCAGTTCTCTTGATGCAGCTGCAAGGAAAGCAAGGCAGTATAAAAAATACCAGGAAGACCTGAAGAGGTTTGAAATAGCGAACCTCGTAAAGAATGTAACTTCGCATCAGGCTGAAATAGATAACATCAATCTGGAGCTAGTGCCTAAGACAGAAGAATTTGAGAAATTCAACACCAGTCTTAACCAGATAGATTCTGAGATTTCACAGATCAGGCTCTTGCAGACGGAAAAAGACGAAACCTATATCAAGCTCCAGGATGACTTTTCGAATATAAAATCCGATATCAGCCTCTCGGATGAAAGGATACAATCTGCCGATGCAAGAGAAAAGGAACTCCTTGAGCGCCAGGCTGATTTAAAAAATGAAATAAAGAATTATTCTGAACTGATAAAAAAACATGAAACTGAGATAGCCTCCATAACACGCCTTTGTGATGAGATCAATGAGCAGGTAATTAAGCTTGAGAAAGAATACAAAGAAAAAGAAGCCCAGTTAAATGAAATAAGGAGCGTCCTTTTTAACGCAAATAATGAAGAGAACATATTCAAGAACAGGTTATTCGAGCTAAATACGGAAAAAAGCAAGAACCATAACGAACAGAACAGGCTTAATTCATATCAGTCTCACTGCCAGGTACAGATACTTTCCCTGCAAAAAGACTTAAATAGGTTTAATGAAAAACTCACCCCTGTAAAAGAACAGATAGCCCGGTTCGAGAAGGACCTTTCCGAGAGCGAAGCGGTAAATTCTCAGACGTTAGAGATGCAGGAAAACCTAAGAAGTAAAATGACAAAACTTGAAGATGAAAGAGCCAAAATAGCTAACACTATACTTGCCCTTAAAGAAAGTATAGTTTCAATAGAATCTAGAAGACAGACGCTTTTAGAAATAGAGATGAGAGACCCCAGAAAATCCGCAGCGCGTTCTGTTTTGTCTATGGGGTTTCAAGGTCTACGCGGGCCTATCCGTGATTTGATAACTATCGATGATGTCTATCAGGATATAGTTATTGAAGCTCTTGGCGAAAAACTTGATTACCTGGTTTCGGATACAGTGGAATCGGCGAACGCAGCTATAAAATACCTGGAAGAAAATAACCTGGGAAGAGTAACATTCCTAGTGCTTGAAAGGCTGCCTGAAAATATCCATACAAGCACGGTTATCCATCTTCCAGGAGCACGCTCTTTAATATCCATGATACGGTACGACCAGACATTAGAAAAAGCCCTTACGTTTTTATGCGGAGAGACCCTGGTCTCAGGAAATACGATCTACGGATATGCGGTTCTTCAGGGCGGCGGGCAGATAAACCTTGATGAAACTTTAAAAATAAACACCACTATGGTCAAAGACCTTGAAAAAGAACTTTTATCAAAAAAGAATGAACTGGATAAACTCATTGATGTAACCAAAAACTTAAGCTGTGAAATCGAGCAGTTAACGGCACAAATGAAACAAATTGACACTAATCAGCAGAGGCTCGCCTTTACTCTTGAAATGCAGAGAAAGCAGATCGGGACCATAAAACAGGATGAAGAGTACATGGAAAAAGAAATACAAATCACGCGGGAAGAATTGAGCAAGAATGAGAATGAGGAATCTAAAACAAAAGATAATTTAAAAACCTTTGTTGAGAGCCTCTCAAACATTGAGAATGAGGAAAAAGAAATAAAATCAAGCCAGCAGCAGCTTCTTAACAGGCTGTCCGAACTTAACCGTAAAGAAAGTGAATTAGCTCCGATCCTGACAGAGTCAAAGGTCGCTTGGGCGACACAGGTGAACGAGCTTACTTCAAGGAAAAGAGAAGATGAAACATTAAAAGAGACTTTAGTAACGGTAAAAGAAAGGCTGGGCCAGTTTCATAAAGAATTCGAAGCGAATAAGCTAAAACTGGAGGAACAAAAGGATGTACAAGCTAACGAAAGCGATAAATTAAAGGAGTTCTATAAAAAGCAGGAGAAAAAAGAAAAAGAAGTACAGGCAAGCTTGATAGAACGGCAGGAACTCCTCAACAGTTTCAATGAAAAAAACAAAGTCCTTCATGAATTAAAAAATCAGACCGAACAGCTAAAACAGGACATTCATAAATACCAGCTTGAAATGAGAAGCTCGGAACTAAAAAAGCAAGCTTCAATTGCCAGATTAAAAGAAGAATATGAATGCGCTTTTGAAGAAGTAAAAGACGAATACGCTCAAGGGGCGGTTCAGGAAGAAGAGATACTGCGCTTAAAAAGGAGGATAGAAGCCATAGGACCTGTTAATATGGCAGCGCCTGAAGAATATGCGGTGTTACAGGAGCGCTATAATTTCCTCCTGACACAGCAGCAGGACCTGGTTAAGGCAAAAGAAGACCTCCACCAGGTTATAGTAAAAATTAACCAGAATACTTTGGAAAACTTTAAGAAAACTTTCTACGAAGTGCAGAGTAATTTCAGAACGATCTATAAACAGCTGTTTGAAGGAGGGGAAGCAGACCTTGTGCTTACAGATGAAAATAACCTGCTTGAAAGCGGAGTTGACATCATTGCCCAGCCGCCGGGAAAAAAGTTCCAGAACATCGCACTTCTTTCAGGTGGAGAAAAAGCCCTTACTGCGATAGCTTTATTGTTCGCCTTCTTCATGGTCAGGCCTTCCCCTTTCTGCATAATGGATGAAGTCGATGCACCGCTTGACGATGCCAATATCGGAAGGTACATTAACATGGTAAGATCCTTCTCTTCTAAAACCCAGTTCCTGGTGGTTACCCACAATAAACGCACCATGGAAATGGCCAATATCCTTTACGGCGTAACGATGGAAGAACAGGGGGTATCAAAGATTATATCTGTACGCTTGCAGAGGGAATTGGCTGCCACAGCATAA
- a CDS encoding aminotransferase class I/II-fold pyridoxal phosphate-dependent enzyme has protein sequence MHQDIFTKCVKFTTAREVMAAGVYPYFHKTESEQGPETIVEGKKKIIICSNNYLGLAGHPKVKEASIEAIRKYGTSPTGSRFLNGTFDLHEIAERKFARFVGKEASILFTTGHHSNLGAISTLVGKGDIVITDKLDHASIIDGCRLSLGEMVRYRHNDMDDLERQLIRHKDMGKLIVVDGVFSMEGDIANLPKIIELARSYGARVMCDEAHSIGVLGDNGRGTGEHFGIESEVDVIMATASKSLASIGGFIAAREEVVHYVKHLARSLIFTASLPPAQVAAIIAALDLIEKEPERRIRLWKNTKKMKEGFEDLGFNTGTSASPIIPITVGEDMKAFQMWRILFDGGIFTSPVVSPAVPEGHAIIRTSYMATHTDEQLDFVLDSFEKVGKQLGIIPGASMRKKKQAEKTWKFSFSREQMLNATKKWIKNLWWLNKQ, from the coding sequence ATGCATCAGGATATTTTTACTAAATGTGTAAAATTTACGACTGCCCGGGAAGTAATGGCTGCTGGAGTATACCCTTATTTCCATAAAACAGAGTCAGAGCAGGGACCTGAGACTATAGTCGAAGGCAAGAAAAAGATAATTATCTGTTCAAATAACTATTTAGGGCTTGCAGGCCATCCTAAAGTCAAAGAGGCCAGCATTGAGGCTATAAGAAAGTACGGGACATCTCCTACAGGCTCGCGTTTCCTTAACGGAACCTTTGACCTTCACGAAATAGCCGAAAGAAAATTTGCGCGGTTTGTAGGAAAAGAGGCCTCTATCTTGTTTACAACTGGGCACCACTCGAACCTAGGCGCTATTTCAACGCTTGTAGGAAAAGGCGATATAGTAATTACAGATAAGCTTGACCATGCCTCCATAATTGACGGGTGCAGGCTGTCCTTAGGCGAAATGGTGCGTTACAGGCATAACGATATGGATGACCTGGAACGCCAGTTGATCCGCCATAAAGACATGGGTAAATTAATAGTTGTTGACGGCGTGTTCAGCATGGAAGGAGATATAGCAAACCTGCCTAAAATAATAGAACTTGCACGGAGTTACGGTGCACGGGTAATGTGCGATGAAGCGCATTCGATAGGCGTCTTAGGTGATAACGGGCGGGGCACAGGCGAACATTTCGGCATCGAATCCGAGGTTGACGTAATAATGGCAACAGCATCAAAATCCCTTGCCTCCATCGGAGGTTTTATAGCCGCAAGAGAAGAAGTGGTACATTATGTCAAACATCTTGCCAGGTCATTGATATTTACAGCAAGCCTGCCGCCTGCTCAGGTAGCTGCAATTATTGCAGCTTTGGATCTAATAGAAAAAGAACCTGAACGGAGAATAAGACTTTGGAAGAATACTAAAAAAATGAAAGAAGGATTTGAAGACCTCGGATTCAATACAGGCACCTCAGCGTCCCCCATCATTCCTATAACGGTCGGCGAGGACATGAAAGCTTTCCAGATGTGGAGGATATTGTTCGACGGAGGTATATTTACTTCGCCAGTAGTAAGCCCGGCTGTTCCTGAAGGCCACGCCATAATACGAACAAGTTACATGGCAACGCATACCGATGAACAGCTTGACTTTGTCCTTGATTCTTTTGAAAAAGTAGGTAAACAGCTTGGCATCATACCCGGTGCTAGCATGAGAAAGAAAAAACAGGCGGAAAAAACCTGGAAATTCAGTTTTTCAAGAGAACAAATGCTTAACGCAACAAAAAAATGGATAAAGAACCTTTGGTGGCTCAATAAACAATAG
- a CDS encoding NAD-dependent epimerase/dehydratase family protein — protein sequence MKILLTGANGFVGSNIAEELIENGHEVLALVRRTSFLGFLKNLPIKYYYGDMCTLQSLVEPVKHADVIIHNAGVVRAFSKDAYFQANQTGTRNLVETILQYNPKIKKLIYISSQAAMGPSTSALPKTLTEQETPVSDYGTSKLAGEKEVEILKNKVPYTILRPSSVYGPRDKDIFIFFKLINYHLRPYPIKKSYFQLVFVKDLAKFAVDSILNKKAINKTYFISDEKPYALFDVGKVIAGSIGKFTFPVPVPSIVFHLTAFFCETASKITGRPAVLNKQKIREMERSFWLADNSQTKKDFSIGFTNLEIGAKITYTWYKDNNWL from the coding sequence ATGAAAATTCTTTTGACAGGAGCAAATGGTTTCGTAGGAAGTAATATCGCTGAGGAGCTTATTGAAAACGGCCATGAAGTATTAGCGCTGGTAAGACGGACTAGTTTCCTCGGTTTTTTAAAAAACCTGCCTATAAAATATTATTACGGTGATATGTGCACTCTTCAATCCCTGGTAGAACCTGTAAAACATGCCGATGTTATCATTCATAATGCAGGCGTTGTACGTGCTTTCAGTAAAGATGCCTATTTTCAGGCAAACCAGACCGGAACGAGAAACCTTGTAGAAACAATCCTTCAATACAATCCAAAGATCAAAAAATTAATATATATCTCATCGCAGGCAGCCATGGGTCCCAGCACAAGTGCATTACCGAAAACATTGACCGAACAGGAAACCCCTGTTTCTGATTACGGAACAAGCAAACTGGCAGGAGAAAAAGAAGTTGAAATACTGAAAAACAAAGTGCCTTATACGATCTTAAGGCCGTCATCCGTGTATGGGCCGAGAGACAAGGATATATTCATTTTTTTTAAACTGATAAACTATCACCTGCGGCCTTACCCGATAAAAAAAAGTTATTTTCAACTCGTTTTTGTAAAAGACCTGGCAAAATTTGCGGTTGATTCTATATTAAATAAAAAGGCCATAAATAAGACATATTTTATAAGCGACGAAAAACCCTATGCTTTATTTGACGTCGGCAAAGTCATAGCCGGATCAATCGGCAAATTTACATTTCCCGTACCGGTTCCCAGCATTGTTTTTCATTTAACGGCTTTTTTTTGTGAGACTGCTTCAAAAATAACCGGCAGACCTGCCGTCTTGAACAAACAGAAAATACGTGAAATGGAACGTAGTTTTTGGCTTGCAGATAACTCTCAAACAAAAAAAGATTTCAGTATAGGCTTTACAAATCTTGAAATAGGTGCTAAAATAACATACACTTGGTATAAAGATAATAATTGGCTTTAA
- a CDS encoding PilZ domain-containing protein, protein MKTYERYKLNVPIEFRDDIAELHKGLLDNISSGGMCFKSMKHLSEGKNLYITIYKKNNPIKTAGKVVWCQRSTKCYYVGVKFLEEIQFLEIQNEFF, encoded by the coding sequence ATGAAAACTTACGAACGTTACAAACTTAACGTTCCGATTGAATTCAGGGATGATATTGCCGAGCTTCACAAAGGACTTCTGGACAACATCAGTAGCGGGGGAATGTGCTTCAAATCGATGAAGCATTTAAGTGAAGGGAAAAACCTCTACATCACTATCTACAAGAAGAATAACCCGATAAAAACAGCCGGCAAAGTTGTCTGGTGCCAAAGAAGCACAAAGTGCTATTATGTAGGCGTAAAGTTTTTGGAAGAAATCCAGTTCTTGGAAATACAAAACGAATTTTTCTAG